A portion of the Rhodanobacter sp. AS-Z3 genome contains these proteins:
- a CDS encoding chemotaxis protein CheB, with protein sequence MTEMAPAVALLFDDTELVGQLREALQERGARIVHEGGVSSLSRELLQRVGVDVLVINLDDDADEAFDHLYEVIDGDHPRVVFNDAQASRTLEGWDRARWARHLAVKVLAAGDIDPPRPNDSRLIETSAAAVVAAGSPDAAAMLAESESASPSRTVVLTDSVPEESVIDGPLPVDAVAPLVDNTELAAPVDDALPDDAVVEREQSAAEESENLAAELEALLASGELPEEDEQSSGPGLRFVDGAEPPPLHDGNFGAPIITPETVDAAEPARVAPTPEAAGAAAPTFQLDHLELSSLTDSDVATMSPSAAHPLTPESVAPVRAPEGWALVDDDDMAATAEPSDKPSPAMFGIEKISAADYLAHDIEAVAPDLEPVMSLELVSMEEAIAPQVYVHDHEMVLNELGSALSRIVLLGAATEGVDAVKAFLAALPATTRLTFLHTQHLGDQSEPALLEAFQAHCALPVRLAEQNGRVGHGEVLMVPAGQQVSLRRDGKIELQAITDPAAESASIDASLTMAANVFGRDALAIVFGGRGNDAVAGAQAVHDRGGQVWVESSTDEYSADMVSGIFAERLVSFSGTPSELATRLIEVFP encoded by the coding sequence ATGACTGAAATGGCTCCTGCGGTTGCCCTGCTGTTTGACGATACCGAACTGGTTGGCCAGCTTCGTGAGGCGCTGCAGGAACGTGGTGCCCGCATCGTGCACGAAGGTGGCGTTTCCAGCCTGAGTCGCGAGTTGTTGCAGCGGGTCGGCGTGGACGTGTTGGTGATCAATCTTGACGACGATGCCGACGAGGCCTTCGATCACTTGTACGAAGTGATCGACGGAGATCATCCGCGGGTGGTGTTCAACGATGCCCAGGCCAGCCGGACGCTGGAGGGCTGGGATCGCGCACGCTGGGCGCGGCATCTTGCGGTCAAGGTGCTGGCTGCCGGTGATATTGACCCGCCGCGTCCGAATGATTCGCGCCTGATCGAAACCTCCGCAGCGGCGGTCGTTGCCGCAGGGTCACCGGATGCCGCGGCGATGCTCGCGGAAAGTGAAAGTGCGTCGCCCAGCCGCACCGTCGTGCTGACGGACTCCGTACCCGAAGAGTCGGTTATCGATGGGCCCTTGCCGGTCGATGCGGTTGCACCGCTTGTTGACAACACTGAGCTGGCGGCACCGGTGGACGATGCGCTACCAGACGATGCCGTCGTCGAGCGCGAACAGTCGGCCGCCGAGGAATCAGAGAATCTGGCCGCGGAGCTTGAAGCACTGCTGGCCTCGGGTGAGCTGCCAGAGGAAGACGAGCAGTCGTCCGGGCCTGGGCTGCGCTTCGTGGATGGCGCCGAGCCGCCGCCGCTGCACGACGGCAACTTCGGTGCACCGATCATCACGCCGGAAACAGTCGATGCCGCCGAACCGGCGCGGGTTGCGCCAACACCAGAGGCTGCCGGCGCTGCAGCGCCGACATTCCAGCTCGACCATCTGGAGTTGTCCTCGCTGACCGATTCCGATGTCGCCACGATGTCTCCTTCGGCAGCACATCCGCTCACGCCCGAAAGCGTTGCGCCAGTGCGCGCACCCGAAGGATGGGCGCTGGTCGATGATGACGACATGGCTGCAACGGCTGAGCCTTCCGACAAGCCCAGTCCTGCGATGTTTGGCATCGAGAAGATCAGTGCTGCTGATTACCTTGCGCACGACATCGAGGCGGTGGCACCGGATCTCGAGCCCGTGATGAGCCTTGAACTGGTGTCCATGGAAGAAGCCATCGCGCCGCAGGTCTACGTTCACGACCACGAAATGGTGCTCAACGAGCTTGGCAGTGCCTTGAGTCGTATCGTCCTGCTTGGCGCAGCAACCGAGGGCGTCGATGCTGTAAAGGCATTCCTTGCCGCGTTGCCGGCGACCACGCGACTGACTTTTCTGCATACCCAACACCTGGGCGATCAGTCCGAACCGGCGTTGTTGGAAGCATTTCAGGCACATTGCGCGCTGCCGGTGCGCCTGGCCGAACAGAACGGACGGGTCGGTCATGGTGAGGTGCTGATGGTTCCGGCGGGGCAGCAGGTAAGTCTTCGTCGCGATGGCAAGATCGAGTTGCAGGCGATCACCGATCCGGCTGCCGAAAGCGCATCGATCGATGCCAGCCTGACCATGGCGGCAAATGTGTTTGGTCGCGACGCTTTGGCGATCGTGTTTGGCGGTCGCGGCAATGATGCCGTGGCCGGCGCACAGGCGGTCCATGATCGTGGTGGCCAGGTTTGGGTAGAGTCGTCGACCGATGAATATTCCGCGGATATGGTCAGCGGAATTTTCGCCGAGCGACTGGTCAGTTTTTCCGGCACGCCGAGTGAGTTGGCGACGCGCCTGATTGAGGTGTTTCCATGA
- a CDS encoding chemotaxis protein CheW — translation MSDPLPREIRCVLVPVGNLRLLLPNTNIAEVITQSVPQPLAGAPSWMLGRIEWRGWRVPLVSFTELSGTEAGDADLSVRVAVLKALGGNPRLPFIAVLTQGFPRLTTLNAELIIPTHDGKPLPPGVRAHVLVRDDVAMIPDLEWIEKTLLELYDDAGTIEAPAAEDSAAAVDADD, via the coding sequence ATGAGTGATCCGTTGCCGCGTGAAATTCGCTGCGTCCTGGTACCTGTTGGCAATCTGCGTTTGCTGTTGCCCAATACCAACATTGCCGAAGTGATCACCCAAAGTGTGCCGCAGCCGCTGGCTGGCGCTCCGAGCTGGATGTTGGGCCGAATCGAGTGGCGTGGCTGGCGGGTGCCGCTGGTGTCATTCACCGAGTTGTCTGGTACCGAAGCGGGCGACGCTGACCTCAGCGTGCGTGTGGCGGTGCTGAAGGCGCTGGGCGGCAACCCCAGGTTGCCGTTCATCGCCGTGCTCACGCAGGGTTTCCCCCGATTGACCACACTGAATGCCGAGCTGATCATTCCCACCCATGACGGCAAGCCGTTGCCGCCGGGCGTGCGCGCGCATGTACTGGTGCGTGATGACGTGGCGATGATTCCCGATCTGGAATGGATCGAGAAGACCCTGCTCGAACTGTATGACGATGCCGGCACGATCGAGGCACCTGCAGCCGAAGATTCAGCCGCGGCAGTGGATGCCGACGACTGA
- a CDS encoding 16S rRNA (uracil(1498)-N(3))-methyltransferase, which produces MRTIRIHVDQPLGISQELQLPAQAAEHVGRVLRMNAGDPLTLFNGDGHDYVGVIVALGKRELTIKVDAKLAVQNESPLPLTLAQGVARGEKMDLIVQKATELGAVRIVPLLTERSEVKLDPARAEKRLAHWRAVAASACEQCGRARLPEITPAQPLTAWLSGLPNDDALRLALLPEAQLSARELRFGSAGGLLVIGPEGGLGERDIGALNQARFVGLRLGPRILRTETAGLAAMAALQALHGDG; this is translated from the coding sequence ATGCGCACGATCCGAATCCATGTCGACCAGCCGCTCGGCATTTCGCAGGAGCTGCAGCTGCCGGCCCAGGCGGCCGAGCATGTCGGCCGCGTATTGCGCATGAATGCGGGTGATCCGCTCACGCTGTTCAATGGCGATGGTCACGACTATGTCGGGGTCATCGTGGCGCTGGGCAAGCGCGAGCTGACGATCAAGGTCGACGCGAAGCTGGCCGTGCAGAATGAGTCGCCGTTGCCATTGACGCTGGCCCAAGGCGTGGCGCGCGGCGAGAAAATGGACCTGATTGTGCAGAAGGCTACCGAGCTTGGTGCGGTCCGCATCGTGCCGCTGCTGACCGAGCGTTCCGAGGTAAAGCTCGATCCCGCTCGTGCGGAGAAGCGCCTGGCACACTGGCGCGCGGTGGCCGCCAGCGCCTGCGAGCAGTGCGGACGGGCACGCTTGCCCGAAATCACGCCGGCGCAGCCGCTGACTGCATGGCTGAGTGGACTGCCAAATGACGATGCACTGCGCCTGGCGCTGTTGCCCGAGGCGCAACTTTCGGCGCGCGAATTGCGCTTCGGCAGCGCCGGCGGCTTGCTGGTCATTGGCCCGGAAGGCGGCCTGGGCGAACGCGATATCGGCGCGTTGAATCAGGCACGCTTCGTGGGCCTGCGGCTGGGCCCGCGCATCTTGCGCACGGAAACCGCGGGGCTGGCCGCGATGGCTGCATTGCAGGCATTGCACGGCGACGGCTAA
- a CDS encoding adenosylmethionine--8-amino-7-oxononanoate transaminase, with the protein MNKLTNQNSALAARDLRHVWHPCTQMHDHDPNGSSRVPMLPIVRGDGAWLVDANGKRYLDGISSWWTNLFGHANPRIAAALAEQARTLEHVIFAGFTHEPAIALAEELVRITPPGLDRVFYADNGSAAIEVALKMSFHYWLNQGHGEKTRFIALTGSYHGETLGALSVSDVALYRKTYAPLLLTPFLAPSADTYQGEPGESAEQIATRRLDELRALLEQHARETCAVIVEPLVQCAGGMRMYHPSYLSGLRTLCDEFSVHFIADEIAVGFGRTGTLFACEQADVSPDFMCLSKGLTAGFLPLSAVLTGEAIYQAFYAEYSAGKAFLHSHSYTGNPLACRVALETLAIFRDEPVLERNRQLAAHLARRLEGLRDHPHVADVRQTGMIAAVELVADKASRRPFPTQDRRGLRVYLHGLQHGVLLRPLGDVIYFMPPYVVTTAEIDLLVDTAIQGIEHAVSD; encoded by the coding sequence ATGAACAAGCTCACAAACCAGAACAGCGCGCTCGCCGCGCGCGACCTTCGGCATGTCTGGCACCCCTGCACCCAGATGCATGATCACGACCCCAATGGAAGCAGCCGCGTGCCGATGCTGCCGATCGTGCGCGGCGACGGCGCATGGCTGGTCGATGCCAACGGCAAGCGCTATCTCGACGGCATCAGTTCGTGGTGGACCAACCTGTTCGGCCACGCCAACCCGCGTATTGCCGCTGCCCTGGCCGAGCAGGCTCGCACGTTGGAACACGTGATCTTCGCCGGCTTCACCCACGAGCCGGCAATCGCGCTTGCCGAGGAGCTGGTGCGGATCACGCCACCCGGGCTTGATCGGGTGTTCTACGCCGACAATGGTTCGGCAGCGATCGAGGTGGCACTGAAGATGAGCTTCCACTACTGGCTCAATCAGGGTCACGGCGAGAAGACCCGCTTCATTGCGCTGACTGGCAGCTATCACGGTGAAACGCTGGGTGCACTGTCAGTCAGCGACGTGGCGCTGTATCGCAAGACCTACGCGCCGCTGCTGTTGACCCCGTTTCTGGCGCCCTCGGCGGACACTTATCAAGGCGAACCCGGCGAGTCGGCTGAACAGATCGCCACGCGTCGCCTCGATGAATTGCGCGCACTGCTTGAACAACACGCACGCGAAACCTGCGCGGTGATTGTCGAGCCGCTGGTGCAATGTGCTGGCGGCATGCGCATGTATCACCCGAGCTATCTCAGCGGCCTGCGTACCCTGTGCGACGAGTTCTCGGTGCACTTTATTGCCGACGAAATTGCGGTCGGCTTTGGCCGCACCGGCACGCTGTTCGCCTGCGAACAGGCCGACGTGTCGCCGGATTTCATGTGCCTGTCCAAGGGCCTGACGGCAGGATTCCTGCCGCTGTCGGCGGTACTGACTGGCGAGGCCATTTATCAGGCCTTCTATGCCGAATACAGCGCCGGCAAGGCGTTTCTGCACTCGCACAGTTATACCGGCAATCCGCTGGCGTGCCGGGTTGCGCTGGAGACACTGGCGATCTTCCGCGACGAACCCGTACTCGAACGCAACCGCCAGTTGGCCGCCCATCTGGCCCGGCGACTGGAAGGGTTGCGTGACCACCCACATGTTGCCGACGTGCGTCAGACCGGCATGATTGCAGCGGTCGAACTGGTCGCCGACAAAGCCAGCCGACGACCGTTCCCGACGCAGGATCGTCGCGGGCTTCGCGTCTACCTGCACGGCCTGCAACACGGCGTGCTGCTGCGTCCGCTGGGCGATGTGATCTATTTCATGCCGCCTTATGTCGTGACCACGGCGGAAATCGACTTGCTGGTGGACACCGCAATCCAGGGTATCGAACACGCCGTCAGCGACTGA
- a CDS encoding type II secretion system protein N: MKLLKKCLVGFALLVVAAALLLWFLPARWMLPWIEPQLRGMQLQQVSGSIWNGRAGAVVSVDKKSLGQLHWQLSRRSLFGHAQMQWQFSGPDLSFSAALARLSADQTDVRNLSLSATSAALGQQLTTPWGQPRGELQLSIPHALLWAGWPMQMDAQATWHHAVMHTAHGDVALGDVHATAQARGGMISAQLHDGGDGPLQIGGELQLSPLGWRLDVTLRPRQTDPMLRRWLATLAAPAADGNTHIQHHGGLASSAPTPTH; this comes from the coding sequence TTGAAGCTACTGAAAAAATGTCTGGTTGGTTTCGCCCTGCTGGTGGTAGCGGCGGCCCTGCTGCTGTGGTTTCTGCCGGCACGCTGGATGCTCCCGTGGATTGAGCCGCAGCTGCGTGGCATGCAGTTGCAGCAAGTCAGTGGCAGCATCTGGAATGGGCGTGCCGGTGCCGTGGTGAGTGTCGACAAGAAATCGCTTGGCCAGTTGCACTGGCAGTTGTCACGTCGCAGTTTGTTCGGTCACGCGCAGATGCAATGGCAATTCAGCGGACCGGATTTGTCTTTTTCGGCGGCGCTGGCACGTCTGTCCGCTGACCAAACGGATGTGCGTAATCTCAGCCTGAGCGCTACTTCAGCCGCACTGGGCCAGCAGCTGACCACGCCGTGGGGGCAGCCGCGCGGGGAGCTGCAGTTGTCGATACCGCACGCCCTCCTGTGGGCCGGCTGGCCGATGCAAATGGACGCGCAGGCGACTTGGCATCATGCCGTGATGCATACCGCGCATGGCGATGTTGCTCTGGGCGATGTGCATGCCACGGCACAAGCACGAGGCGGCATGATCAGTGCACAACTGCATGACGGCGGAGATGGCCCGTTGCAAATCGGTGGCGAGCTGCAGCTCAGTCCGCTGGGCTGGCGACTGGACGTGACCTTGCGGCCCCGACAGACTGACCCGATGCTGCGCCGCTGGCTGGCCACACTGGCCGCCCCGGCGGCTGACGGCAACACCCATATCCAACACCACGGCGGACTGGCCAGCAGTGCGCCAACGCCAACTCACTGA
- a CDS encoding inositol monophosphatase family protein, with protein sequence MTPDIAATALAAARDAAAAAAEIIRHYWRRGVEVELKSDATPVTVADREAEQAIRKILQAALPQASIYGEEFGMQGERGGLLWLVDPLDGTKSFVRRTPFFSTQIALMDGDELVLGVSSAPIYGETMWASAGQGAWLDGDRVKVAATDAISAASISTGNVKTLTGDARWDALGALIRDSNRIRGYGDFCHYHLLARGSLDLVIESDVNILDVAALAVIVREAGGVFTDLDGAPLTLDTRSVLAGTAAIHAKALQRLRL encoded by the coding sequence ATGACTCCAGATATCGCCGCAACAGCCCTCGCTGCCGCCCGCGACGCGGCAGCGGCAGCGGCCGAGATCATCCGGCACTACTGGCGACGTGGTGTCGAGGTAGAACTGAAATCGGATGCTACCCCGGTCACCGTGGCCGATCGCGAGGCGGAGCAGGCCATCCGGAAAATTCTGCAGGCGGCGCTGCCGCAAGCATCGATTTACGGTGAGGAATTCGGCATGCAAGGCGAGCGCGGCGGCCTGCTGTGGCTGGTCGATCCGCTGGATGGCACCAAGAGCTTCGTCCGTCGCACACCGTTCTTCTCTACCCAGATCGCCTTGATGGATGGCGACGAGCTGGTGCTTGGCGTGTCGAGCGCGCCGATCTATGGCGAAACCATGTGGGCGAGTGCGGGACAGGGCGCATGGCTGGATGGCGATCGCGTGAAGGTGGCCGCAACCGACGCGATCAGTGCCGCGTCGATCTCCACCGGCAACGTCAAGACACTTACCGGTGACGCACGCTGGGACGCACTGGGCGCGCTGATCCGCGACAGCAACCGGATTCGTGGCTACGGTGATTTCTGCCACTACCACCTGCTGGCACGCGGCAGTCTGGATCTGGTCATCGAGTCGGATGTGAACATTCTCGACGTGGCGGCGCTGGCAGTGATCGTGCGCGAGGCCGGCGGCGTGTTCACCGACCTGGATGGCGCCCCGCTGACGCTGGACACGCGCAGCGTGCTGGCCGGCACCGCTGCCATCCACGCCAAGGCCTTGCAGCGCCTGCGGCTTTGA
- the nudE gene encoding ADP compounds hydrolase NudE — protein MRKLPIVHATRDVTDSHFLHVEQLDLEFSNGERRTYERLKGSGLGAVIIVPMLDDDTVLLVREYGGGVGRYELGLPKGRLDQDETAEQGADRELKEEIGYGARKLKILHNLSLSPSYMTHMAHVVLAQDLYPEKLVGDEPEELEVVPWKMSELHTLLGREDVTEGRSIAALFMAREYLAGRFQRA, from the coding sequence ATGCGCAAACTACCGATTGTTCACGCCACCCGCGATGTCACCGACAGCCACTTCCTGCATGTGGAGCAGCTCGACCTGGAGTTCTCCAATGGCGAGCGGCGTACCTACGAGCGGCTGAAGGGAAGTGGCCTGGGCGCGGTCATCATCGTGCCGATGCTGGACGACGATACCGTGCTGCTGGTGCGCGAGTACGGCGGCGGCGTCGGTCGCTACGAACTGGGCTTGCCGAAAGGTCGGCTGGATCAGGATGAGACCGCCGAACAGGGCGCTGATCGCGAGCTGAAGGAAGAGATCGGCTACGGCGCACGCAAGCTGAAAATTCTGCACAACCTGTCGCTGTCGCCGTCGTACATGACGCACATGGCACACGTGGTGCTGGCGCAGGACCTGTATCCCGAAAAGCTGGTCGGCGACGAACCCGAAGAGCTTGAAGTGGTGCCGTGGAAGATGTCCGAGCTGCACACGTTGCTCGGTCGCGAGGACGTCACCGAAGGGCGTTCGATCGCCGCGTTGTTCATGGCCCGCGAGTATCTCGCCGGTCGCTTCCAGCGCGCATGA